The nucleotide window TTCCTTATTTAAGGCTGCATAACTTGTTCCTGAACGGATACCCGATTTACCATCTAAATATATTCCTTCACGGAATGAAGTCAAATCTGGACCAAAATTGATACGGTATTTTAACCCATCAAGCCAAGATGTAACTCCGCCCAAATCAAACTGAGCATATAAACTACCAAAAGCGCGCATTGTAACACGTTGATCTTGCGAGTATTTATCTTCATCAACCGGAGTTCTAATTGCAGAATCTCCTCCTGGATTATCAATTCTATTTCCGTTATTATCATAAGGAACAGCATAAGGAAGGTTGGTACGTGCAGTTGCATATATACCTGTAGAGCTTGTAACTGCGGTTCTTCCTGTATTGGACTGACCATATTCATTTATACCATAACTTGTATTAAGACTAACCCCCATGGAAAACCATTTGGTAGGCGTAATATCAACATTGGCAGTTCCGGTGTAACGCTTGAAGCTTTGGCCATTTAGTGTTCCCACATTATCCAAATACCCAAAAGATCCATAGGCCTTCATTTTTTCAGTACCTCCACTAACTCCCACGGTGTGTTGTTGAGTAACTCCTGTACGGGTAACAAATTTAGTCCAATCCGTAGTGGCTACTTTAGAACCATCCCAAGCGGTAGTAATGTTTCCGTTTGCGTCTTTCCATCCTTTTTCGATGTTTGCCCAAGCATACGGATCTGCTGTAGCCACAAAAATAGCTTTATCATTTGCGATAGTTGGTTGATCTCCTCTTGGGAAACCACTCGGATTAGAGTAATATCTTGCCCAACGACGAAATTCAATATACTCGGCTGCAGTCATATTTGGAGCATTTTCGTGAATCGTTTCAGTAACAAGGGAAGTGTCATAATTTAAAGTAAACTTCCCGTTCTTACCTTTTTTGGTTGTAACAATTACCACCCCATTTGCACCACGCGAACCGTAAATAGCGGTAGCCGAAGCGTCTTTTAATACGTCGATCGTCTCAATATCAGTAGGATTCAAAAATCCGATTCCTCCTGAATTTGGGTCAACACTGATTTTTCCCGCTGTATCAACATTAAGTTTAGAATTCATAGGAATTCCGTCTACTACATATAGAGGAGCATTAGAAGCCGAAATAGAACGCGCTCCACGAATAGTGATACTTTGCACTTCTCCAGGACGCTCGTTAGTACCAACGTCAACCCCGGCAGCTTTACCCTGCATGGCTTGCACGGCACTCACAACAGGTCTTGAAGCAATATCTTCGGCATTTACGCTCACTACAGATCCTGTAAGATCCTTTTTCTTTTTTGTCCCATAACCTACAACAACAACCTCATCTAGGGTGTTATTTTCTTCTTTCAGGACAACATTAATTTGAGAAGACTGTCCCACCGTTATTTCCTGAGTCTTGGAACCCACAAAACTATAAACCAGAATAGCCCCGGGAGAAACACTGATGGTATAGTTTCCATCAAAATCTGCTGTTGCTGCTTTTTGAGTCCCTTTGATAAGAACACCAGCACCGGGCAAAGGCAAACCAGAAGCATCCGTTATTTTTCCTTTAACCACTTTGTCCTGAGCATAGCCCGACGAACTCATCAAAGCAAACAGCATCATAATAAACAAAAAAGGTAATTTGTTTTTCATAAAAGTTAATTTTTAGTTAATTAATTTAGTCGAAACAAATATATCCAGTAGCCCTCCTCTATCTATCCTGCACTATCCTGTATTTTTATTAAAAAAGAACATTATTATCAATAATTTTTATAAAATTTAAATAAAAAATCTCTTTTAAAACTAAATTAAAAGTGATTATAAAAAAATATCTTAAAATAACATGAAAATAACTTTATTTATACTTATTATATTATTTAATAAAAAACTATAAAAAACACATAAAAAACAACTTTTTTCAATAAATCATTCACACTTTAATCAAAACAGGACTCAACAGGATACTATTCACATATACTACTTATAATTTTACGCTAAACCATTATTTTGATATAATGATTACAATTTTATCAAAACATAAATTAACCTAGAACCAAAGAACAGTATCCAATTATGAAACCAAACCTTCGAAATCAATTACTACTATTCATATTCTTTAGTACGTTAATCACTTTTGGACAAGAGACAGTAAACTCTCCCTGGCCTAAATC belongs to Flavobacterium gilvum and includes:
- a CDS encoding SusC/RagA family TonB-linked outer membrane protein, producing the protein MKNKLPFLFIMMLFALMSSSGYAQDKVVKGKITDASGLPLPGAGVLIKGTQKAATADFDGNYTISVSPGAILVYSFVGSKTQEITVGQSSQINVVLKEENNTLDEVVVVGYGTKKKKDLTGSVVSVNAEDIASRPVVSAVQAMQGKAAGVDVGTNERPGEVQSITIRGARSISASNAPLYVVDGIPMNSKLNVDTAGKISVDPNSGGIGFLNPTDIETIDVLKDASATAIYGSRGANGVVIVTTKKGKNGKFTLNYDTSLVTETIHENAPNMTAAEYIEFRRWARYYSNPSGFPRGDQPTIANDKAIFVATADPYAWANIEKGWKDANGNITTAWDGSKVATTDWTKFVTRTGVTQQHTVGVSGGTEKMKAYGSFGYLDNVGTLNGQSFKRYTGTANVDITPTKWFSMGVSLNTSYGINEYGQSNTGRTAVTSSTGIYATARTNLPYAVPYDNNGNRIDNPGGDSAIRTPVDEDKYSQDQRVTMRAFGSLYAQFDLGGVTSWLDGLKYRINFGPDLTSFREGIYLDGKSGIRSGTSYAALNKEQTVSYTLDNLIFYNKTLGNHNFGVTLLASQMQYENETSAMSANDVKNPANKWNALTPSNVTLAGYSSGLVENALSSYMGRVNYGYADKYLVTASLRWDAASQLAEGNKGDYFPSTSLAWVLSKEKFLEDVKWVNQLKLRAGYGVTGNAAVPAYSTTPPLLGVVYPLGSTTSGVTNNTSLGNVDLGWEKTTQFNYGLDFSLFDSRVSGALEYYTSNTNDLLLRSSVPTPLGVTNTYQNVGETKGNGVELTLNTVNVVAKDFEWSSSLSASYQHSEIVSLQNGKFDDINNNLFIGQPQNVIYGFESNGIWKPEDAAEMAKFNAAAGANVFSFGNARPVDQNGDYKIDANNDRVIIGSKDPKYIYGLTNTFVYKNVELSFFMYGKTGYIYDTLGENEGARLAQRQIDYYTEINTNSEYQKPIYSAGTGDAYFPVLGYRNGTFLKMRNISLGYNFANELAQKIGVSKLRLYMQANNPFMIYSKLKWTDLDTQTTASNRGFTMGLNVQF